GAAGAACGAAGGTAAATATCCGTCTATATACTTTTGGGTCAATATCATGCACATTGGGTGAATCATGTATTAAAAATTTCGGATGATTTGTATCTTCTGATATTGCCAGTTTAAGTAATGCCAAATCAAAAGCAATTACTCTAAGAGGGAAAGATGCAGCGCCATCATCAATTCCATCTGTAGTTGCATGCTTGATCTCCAATGAAAAATTACCTTTTCTCTCACTTCTTTTTAGCAACCCAACCCGACTATTAGAGAACAAAAATTTTATTACTTCATTTACCTCAACTTGAAAAGATAATAGTCTTTTATCAACTTCTTTTAGAATAGTAGAAATATCTTTATTGATTTCCGTAAGTTTTTGTTTTGCTTCCTGCCATTCAGCGTAATAATTTTCTACATCACTACTCAAATTTAATGAATTATTTAATTCTAAAAGCTCCTTACGATAGTTTGCTATAACCCCTTCTTTATCCTCTACTTGTTCAAGGATTACGTTGATATCCTTTTTAAGACTCGCATCAATTACACCTATCATTTGTTGTAATTCTTCCTGCTGTTCATTAAGAAATTTTATTTCCTCTTGATGAGACAATGTTGATTCTATCAATTCTTTCTTCTCGTTATTAAGTACCGTTCTAATCAAATTAACGGACTTAATTGACACCTGATTGACAGAATGCTTACAGTTCTCATCTTGATCACTAGAAAAGGGACGTAGACACCTTGGGCATTGTTTATATTCATAGCGGTTCAAAAATTGAACTGCAGACTGAGCAATATCGATTTTCTCTAATTCCCCTTGAATTTCATTGATCGTTGCTTCATAATTCTTAATCCGATAGTGGTAAGTTAATATGTTATTTTTGATTTGTCTTAGCTCATTGAACCACCTTGCACGCTGTGCATTTTCCGCATCTTTAATTTTATTAAAATTTACTAATTGATCCTTAAGATGAGCTAATACATCGTTTTTTTTGGAAATTTCACTTTCAATTGATATTTTTCTACTGTGAACTTCGATATCAGATTGGTTTTGCTTATGCTTAGCATATTTCGCAATTACATTGTAGGCTTTCTGTTTCTCCGCTGCTAACTCTGATGCCTCTGCTTGGCGGTTCTCCAAATCTGTCTTTTCTGGAGTAAGTAAATTTAATAAGAACTCAACTCTTTTTCGCCTTACTGGAGCTTTTTCATAATAATTCGCTGGTTTAGTTAATTCCTGAAAGCCACCGACTTGATCTCTAATTAGGATAGGCGCACTTTGTCGCCATGAAATAATTTTCTTTTTATCAAAACTATTTCTCCCTTCATATAGCTCATTTTCAAGGAATGAACAATACTTTTTTACGTCATAATTATTATGATGGAATTCATGTCCTTCTAATAAACCGTCTATAACCCAGTCTTTATATAAGATGACATTCTCCTCATTCACTAAGCTTCTCAGAACAGTGTATTTTTGAGAACCAATAGAGTATTCTAGGTGAAGAATCATTTTTTCCATACGAATTTTGGCGCTCTTCTTATCATCTGGGAGAAATGACTCCCTACCCAATCCAAAGTCAATTAAGTCCACAAATGTGGTTTTACCAACACTGTTCCTAGTTTGAATATTTACGTCTCCAATATCTTCAGCTAGTATTATATTGAGACCTTTTCTAAAAGTTATATCTATTTCCTTTTCTGAAGGGTACACAAGTAGCCTATTAATAAACAATGACTTAGTCATACCATACCCCTCCAATAATTTGATAAATTCTCCTATTTAGGATATCCAAAGGAACATCTTTAATTATCTTCGCTATAAAGTACGATTTATGAAGGATTGTTTTATATTGCTCATCAATAAATAGTTTCTTAACGTCTTCCTTTACTTCATCCTTAAGAACTATGTAATGTTCGTCTGAGATAATCATTTCCCGCGACATTAATTCTTTAAGCCCGCTCAAGAATCGACTATTATATTTTTCAATTATTATGCCGGAGAGCATTGAATCCAAATTGTTAGTCTCCCATTCGGGTAATAAGGACATGAATTCCTTCCTATCCTCAGAAGCGAGTAGTTCAGTTGTAACGTTT
Above is a window of Paenibacillus uliginis N3/975 DNA encoding:
- a CDS encoding DUF2326 domain-containing protein, which codes for MTKSLFINRLLVYPSEKEIDITFRKGLNIILAEDIGDVNIQTRNSVGKTTFVDLIDFGLGRESFLPDDKKSAKIRMEKMILHLEYSIGSQKYTVLRSLVNEENVILYKDWVIDGLLEGHEFHHNNYDVKKYCSFLENELYEGRNSFDKKKIISWRQSAPILIRDQVGGFQELTKPANYYEKAPVRRKRVEFLLNLLTPEKTDLENRQAEASELAAEKQKAYNVIAKYAKHKQNQSDIEVHSRKISIESEISKKNDVLAHLKDQLVNFNKIKDAENAQRARWFNELRQIKNNILTYHYRIKNYEATINEIQGELEKIDIAQSAVQFLNRYEYKQCPRCLRPFSSDQDENCKHSVNQVSIKSVNLIRTVLNNEKKELIESTLSHQEEIKFLNEQQEELQQMIGVIDASLKKDINVILEQVEDKEGVIANYRKELLELNNSLNLSSDVENYYAEWQEAKQKLTEINKDISTILKEVDKRLLSFQVEVNEVIKFLFSNSRVGLLKRSERKGNFSLEIKHATTDGIDDGAASFPLRVIAFDLALLKLAISEDTNHPKFLIHDSPNVHDIDPKVYRRIFTFVLQLEKEDLEINGKVDFQYFITTIDIPDELKNSEYVRLKLDNSGERGKLFGFTY